A single Danio rerio strain Tuebingen ecotype United States chromosome 17, GRCz12tu, whole genome shotgun sequence DNA region contains:
- the insm1b gene encoding insulinoma-associated protein 1b: MPKGFLVKRNKKAALVSYRIRTDEDGGPTPECPIAQIALSSPAPSASKPDSILLAFPSAGAEAPVPVHKPVQFGNPEAVYQALYSPTRPVSKDHDRKYFERSLNLGSPISAESFPTPASLTSLDHHLLFAPVDLKIGTSNSNRSGTASGAHAPAIQTGAKRPSADAAERKVSSKSAKKPKAIRKLNFEDEVTTSPVLGLKIKEGPVDLKPRPSSGGTNKPLGEFICQLCKEEYSDPFSLAQHKCSRIVRVEYRCPECEKVFSCPANLASHRRWHKPRVQSAPKQALQPAKPFPEELRAEFPSDRDTPSPGLSESGSEDGLYDCQHCGKRFKRQAYLRKHILGHQALQNQILGEAFRSAESPDAMPSEDRQSPAPLNLSPADCLTCPACGEKLPNRASLERHLRLLHDDAQAFPCKFCPATFYSSPGLTRHINKCHPTENRQVILLQMPVRNAC; encoded by the coding sequence ATGCCCAAAGGATTCCTCGTGAAAAGGAACAAGAAAGCTGCGCTCGTTTCGTATCGGATACGCACAGACGAGGATGGAGGACCCACTCCAGAATGTCCGATCGCACAGATCGCCTTATCCTCACCCGCGCCCAGCGCCTCCAAGCCAGACAGCATCCTCTTGGCGTTCCCGTCGGCCGGAGCAGAGGCGCCGGTGCCCGTCCACAAGCCTGTGCAGTTCGGCAACCCAGAGGCGGTGTACCAAGCCCTGTACAGCCCCACCCGGCCAGTCAGCAAGGATCATGATAGGAAATATTTCGAAAGGAGCCTCAACCTCGGCTCGCCCATCTCTGCCGAATCTTTCCCGACTCCCGCCTCTCTCACCagcctggaccatcatcttctgTTCGCGCCGGTCGACTTGAAAATCGGCACCAGTAACAGTAACCGGAGCGGAACAGCCAGCGGCGCTCACGCCCCCGCCATCCAGACCGGAGCCAAAAGACCTTCCGCTGACGCCGCCGAGCGTAAAGTCAGCAGCAAAAGCGCCAAGAAACCCAAAGCCATACGCAAGCTCAACTTCGAGGACGAGGTAACTACATCCCCGGTGCTGGGCctaaaaatcaaagaggggcccGTGGACCTGAAGCCCCGACCGTCTTCGGGTGGCACCAACAAGCCTCTGGGAGAGTTCATCTGCCAGCTTTGCAAAGAAGAATACTCGGACCCGTTCTCTCTGGCACAGCACAAATGCTCACGGATAGTGCGGGTGGAGTACAGGTGTCCCGAGTGCGAGAAAGTCTTCAGCTGTCCGGCGAACCTGGCCTCCCACCGGCGCTGGCACAAACCGCGCGTGCAGAGCGCGCCGAAACAAGCCCTCCAACCCGCCAAGCCTTTCCCCGAAGAGCTGAGAGCCGAGTTCCCCAGCGACAGAGACACCCCGAGCCCGGGTCTGTCTGAATCCGGCTCCGAGGACGGGCTCTACGACTGCCAACACTGCGGGAAGAGATTCAAACGCCAAGCGTACCTGAGGAAGCACATCCTGGGACACCAAGCGCTCCAAAATCAAATCCTCGGGGAGGCTTTTCGCAGCGCGGAAAGCCCCGACGCTATGCCTTCGGAGGACCGCCAAAGCCCAGCTCCGCTCAATCTGAGCCCCGCGGACTGTCTCACGTGCCCGGCTTGCGGAGAGAAGCTCCCCAACCGGGCGAGTCTGGAGCGACACCTGCGTCTCCTGCACGACGACGCCCAGGCGTTTCCCTGCAAGTTCTGCCCTGCCACTTTCTACAGCTCGCCGGGTCTCACCAGGCACATCAACAAATGCCACCCCACCGAAAACAGACAAGTCATCCTGCTCCAGATGCCCGTACGTAACGCCTGCTGA